Proteins from a single region of Segatella copri:
- a CDS encoding IPT/TIG domain-containing protein codes for MKKLISMMLMLCAFITFSACSSDDDGPTNPVSNAVVPTSAKIGAEVTVQGSGFAAGQTLYLQPEQGTEVNTNAKMTSNGATFTIPYTMTKGKVNVVLKTGNDSWTLGSLTLLAADNPISTLSLPGEMGIGEEVTLTGIGFAQGDKIVVGDKRLETTVTTDGIKITIPADLAEGEYAVSLVRGNASWELGKVYAFQKRQVESITVSDNAALNMYAPNLGLTEGVLTLNMSYNEDGTLKEITSNGSLGWVFNYNGKTVSVENNPYTYTLDDQGRVISSTVIDMMTGEKATYTWSYDANGYLTSVKQVGAADDADVNFLSTYTDGNLSAYTLSLTNEFTTNKSIRTCPNTVEPYYLLNTFSWLMSRDDLFLGFLLNRNVKVSTYVPNQVVADDLDMETGEMIKATTGIESSFENNALTIQSTGAAISQAQGIYANKVVVKYKNK; via the coding sequence ATGAAAAAATTGATTTCAATGATGTTGATGCTTTGTGCATTCATCACTTTCTCAGCGTGTTCGTCAGACGACGATGGTCCTACTAACCCAGTAAGCAATGCAGTGGTTCCAACTTCTGCAAAGATTGGTGCCGAAGTAACAGTACAGGGTAGCGGTTTCGCTGCTGGTCAGACTCTTTATCTCCAGCCAGAGCAGGGAACTGAGGTTAACACCAATGCCAAGATGACTTCTAACGGTGCAACCTTCACCATTCCTTACACCATGACTAAAGGTAAGGTAAACGTAGTATTGAAGACAGGTAATGATAGCTGGACATTGGGCAGCCTGACTCTTCTTGCAGCTGACAACCCAATCTCTACCTTGTCATTGCCAGGCGAGATGGGTATTGGCGAGGAAGTAACCCTTACCGGTATCGGTTTTGCCCAGGGCGACAAGATTGTAGTTGGTGACAAGAGATTAGAGACAACAGTTACAACTGATGGCATAAAGATTACTATTCCTGCTGATTTGGCAGAGGGCGAATATGCCGTATCTCTGGTTCGCGGCAATGCTTCTTGGGAGTTAGGTAAGGTATATGCCTTCCAGAAACGCCAGGTTGAGAGCATTACTGTATCAGATAATGCGGCACTCAACATGTATGCCCCTAACTTGGGCCTTACAGAAGGCGTTTTAACTCTCAACATGTCTTACAATGAAGATGGAACTCTCAAGGAAATTACTTCTAATGGTAGTCTTGGTTGGGTTTTCAATTACAACGGAAAAACTGTTTCTGTAGAGAATAATCCTTATACTTATACTCTTGATGATCAGGGTCGCGTTATCAGCAGTACAGTTATAGATATGATGACAGGCGAAAAGGCAACTTATACTTGGAGCTACGATGCAAACGGTTACCTCACAAGCGTTAAGCAGGTAGGTGCAGCAGATGACGCTGATGTAAATTTCCTGAGCACTTATACTGATGGCAACTTGTCTGCATATACTCTAAGCTTAACTAACGAGTTCACAACAAATAAGAGTATCCGTACATGCCCAAACACCGTAGAGCCTTATTATTTGCTGAACACCTTTAGCTGGTTAATGAGCCGTGATGACTTATTCCTTGGTTTCCTTCTCAACCGCAACGTAAAGGTATCTACCTATGTTCCAAATCAGGTAGTTGCTGATGATCTGGATATGGAGACAGGAGAAATGATCAAAGCCACAACAGGTATTGAGAGTTCATTTGAGAACAACGCTTTGACCATACAGAGCACAGGTGCTGCCATTTCACAGGCACAAGGCATTTATGCCAACAAGGTAGTTGTCAAGTACAAGAACAAGTAA
- a CDS encoding TlpA family protein disulfide reductase — protein sequence MKNRILSLFLFLLAAVNMHAAEGITVRFDVKNPVLSNVVLVYHMSVNEFPLTDGKATVQLDGMDALYANVYYGEKTKNVYLQKGDDVTISFDANDFDNTFAVKGGNEKAIDYLNKIQLTGLPNEAYIQPWSEFKATVDKKIASMKRLLKARKFAADDKFLKMEEGRITYFYANAFLMYPVSHTYLTQDTTLVLGKDYYDTLRQYVKEDDDLADNDEYRNYMIETAHVFDEAGKNIRQLYPKVLAEMSYIGENTKSDKVRESLIHFLAFTYVEGNGVENITDLQNLYYTYVTSPRLNDIFKKACAKWDKAAVGRPSPMFKGVDVNGKEMTLRDFRGKYIYIDMWATWCGPCQKELPFLKKLEEKFKGRNIVFVGLSIDQDKAKWAARVKSGALSGTQLYIGKGSKFQSDYRISGIPRFILLDPNGRIVNPDMTRPSSEDTEKILNSQPGL from the coding sequence ATGAAGAATAGAATATTATCATTGTTTCTGTTCCTGCTTGCTGCAGTGAACATGCACGCCGCTGAGGGCATCACCGTTAGATTTGACGTCAAGAATCCGGTGCTCTCCAATGTTGTACTCGTTTACCACATGAGCGTCAACGAATTTCCACTGACCGACGGAAAGGCTACCGTGCAGCTCGACGGCATGGATGCTCTCTATGCCAATGTTTATTATGGCGAGAAGACCAAGAACGTATATCTGCAGAAGGGCGACGATGTAACCATCTCGTTCGATGCCAACGATTTCGACAACACCTTCGCCGTGAAGGGCGGCAACGAGAAGGCTATCGATTACTTGAACAAGATTCAGTTAACCGGCTTGCCTAATGAGGCTTACATCCAGCCTTGGAGCGAGTTTAAGGCTACCGTTGACAAGAAGATAGCTTCGATGAAACGCCTGCTGAAGGCACGCAAGTTTGCTGCCGACGACAAATTCCTGAAGATGGAAGAAGGCAGAATCACCTACTTCTATGCCAATGCCTTCCTGATGTATCCGGTAAGTCATACTTATCTCACTCAGGATACCACTCTGGTATTGGGTAAGGACTATTACGATACCCTGCGCCAATATGTGAAGGAGGATGATGATCTCGCCGACAACGATGAGTATCGCAACTATATGATTGAGACAGCCCACGTATTTGATGAAGCGGGAAAGAACATCCGCCAACTCTATCCTAAGGTGCTTGCAGAGATGAGCTATATCGGCGAGAATACGAAGAGCGACAAGGTGCGCGAATCGCTGATTCATTTCCTGGCTTTCACCTATGTTGAAGGTAATGGCGTGGAGAACATCACCGATCTGCAGAATCTGTACTATACCTATGTTACATCGCCTCGCCTGAATGACATCTTCAAGAAGGCATGTGCCAAATGGGACAAAGCGGCTGTGGGGCGTCCATCACCTATGTTCAAGGGTGTGGATGTAAACGGCAAGGAGATGACGCTCCGTGATTTCCGTGGCAAGTACATATATATAGATATGTGGGCTACCTGGTGCGGACCATGCCAGAAAGAGTTGCCATTCCTCAAGAAACTGGAAGAGAAGTTCAAGGGCAGAAACATCGTTTTCGTAGGTCTTTCTATCGACCAGGACAAGGCGAAGTGGGCTGCCAGGGTGAAGAGCGGTGCACTGAGCGGTACACAACTTTATATCGGTAAGGGCAGCAAGTTCCAGAGCGATTACCGCATCAGCGGCATTCCTCGCTTCATCCTCCTCGATCCTAACGGCAGAATCGTGAATCCAGACATGACCCGTCCTTCAAGCGAGGACACAGAGAAGATTCTGAACAGTCAGCCTGGGTTGTAA
- a CDS encoding PKD-like family lipoprotein, translating into MRNYKIMAAALMMATMMAGCSQDEGNYDYHSLNEPTITGVPETISVLTHANIDLDPNLGDNITDLDAYNYEWKVINKSSDNKVTVLGNEKHLVQEMTLPAGEYTLYFTATEKKTGLFWQQSYTLTVSDTSSEGWMVLCDVNGKTRLDMISKITGKTYLDILKSSGMPELNHPYSIQYAPNSGHSDSPFYLFTADGATRLSKNSFVWQKDYDFKYEVAKQTNLKPQSMVCDQSGMMRMIVSDGYAYSASNMGIQGLFAAVNKQPVLAPAVGANIGASSYASIYLLYDNVNKCFMSCCPFLPGLSLSDVSYHSMKDMEEIATGYKGSDMVTGKAFSEYPTGMDFVYMENTKYDPGNAKMGITYTILRSGKKFELYGIQLGDMLCYADCTFALGKAYYGDLSDCKDIANAFCFAFSSQKNYMYYAVGGTVYRVNLSEKPLKAERQFSFNGETITMMKFNFYQNSASAHDYDLIVGSENSNGSGTLRIYDGMSAEGDFSKVTPTSYSGFGKIVDATYRERTN; encoded by the coding sequence ATGAGAAATTATAAAATAATGGCAGCGGCTCTGATGATGGCTACGATGATGGCAGGATGCTCGCAAGATGAGGGCAACTACGATTATCACAGTCTGAACGAGCCTACTATCACCGGCGTACCTGAGACCATCTCGGTACTCACCCATGCCAACATCGACCTCGACCCGAATTTGGGCGACAACATTACCGACCTCGATGCCTACAACTACGAGTGGAAGGTCATCAATAAGTCGAGCGACAACAAGGTGACCGTGCTTGGCAACGAAAAACATCTCGTGCAGGAAATGACGCTTCCTGCAGGAGAATATACCCTCTACTTCACCGCAACAGAGAAGAAGACCGGACTCTTCTGGCAGCAGAGCTATACACTCACCGTGAGCGATACCTCTTCAGAAGGCTGGATGGTGCTCTGTGATGTGAACGGCAAGACCCGTCTCGACATGATATCGAAGATTACAGGAAAGACCTATCTCGACATCCTCAAGAGCAGCGGAATGCCTGAGTTGAATCATCCATACAGCATCCAGTATGCGCCAAACAGCGGACATTCCGACTCTCCTTTCTATCTCTTTACTGCCGACGGAGCCACCCGTCTGTCAAAGAACAGTTTTGTATGGCAGAAGGATTACGACTTCAAGTACGAGGTAGCCAAGCAGACCAACCTGAAGCCACAGAGCATGGTATGCGACCAGAGCGGCATGATGAGAATGATTGTGAGCGACGGCTATGCATATTCGGCATCCAACATGGGTATTCAGGGACTCTTCGCTGCCGTCAACAAGCAGCCTGTTCTTGCACCAGCTGTAGGAGCCAACATCGGAGCATCCTCTTACGCATCCATCTATCTGCTTTATGATAATGTGAACAAGTGCTTCATGTCCTGCTGTCCATTCCTGCCGGGTCTTTCACTCTCTGATGTTTCCTATCACAGCATGAAGGATATGGAAGAGATAGCTACCGGATACAAGGGATCGGATATGGTTACAGGAAAAGCCTTCAGCGAATACCCTACAGGCATGGACTTTGTATATATGGAGAATACCAAGTACGACCCGGGAAATGCCAAGATGGGCATCACCTATACCATCCTGCGCAGCGGAAAGAAGTTTGAACTGTATGGCATTCAGCTGGGTGATATGCTCTGCTATGCCGACTGCACCTTTGCACTGGGTAAGGCTTACTACGGCGACTTGAGTGACTGCAAAGACATCGCCAATGCCTTTTGCTTCGCCTTCAGTTCGCAGAAGAACTACATGTATTATGCTGTAGGCGGTACCGTTTATCGCGTGAACCTCTCGGAGAAACCATTGAAGGCAGAGCGCCAGTTCAGTTTCAACGGCGAAACCATCACGATGATGAAGTTTAATTTCTATCAGAATTCAGCTTCAGCCCATGATTACGATCTCATCGTAGGTTCAGAGAACAGCAATGGTTCGGGTACACTCCGCATCTACGACGGCATGAGCGCAGAGGGCGATTTCTCTAAGGTTACACCTACCAGCTATTCAGGCTTCGGCAAGATAGTAGATGCTACTTACCGTGAGCGTACCAACTAA
- a CDS encoding DUF4843 domain-containing protein produces MKYQIKTLLIGAMAALSLGSCSEQEPDVFQNINGVYLNNRSNTNILQANTNVTFVYQKGDEMQVPVKIQLVGRPTDHPREIALTVSSEDAQKGTDYILPEKAEMPAGETVLEYMITLKRTAILKTQEKHIQVSLQPNENFTLPVTEETTANGDVVSTLSYQIIFSDKFTTAPKAWKTDLLGDFTQQKFELACKVLDLDPADFNDDSKMTLAMQSYVSSEMRSYVREQQKLRNNGEAYDTDAFDAKGNALAFYGE; encoded by the coding sequence ATGAAATATCAGATAAAGACTCTATTGATTGGAGCGATGGCAGCCCTATCTCTAGGCTCATGTAGCGAACAGGAACCGGATGTTTTTCAGAACATTAACGGCGTTTACCTGAACAATCGCTCCAACACCAATATCCTGCAGGCAAACACCAATGTGACCTTTGTCTATCAGAAAGGCGATGAGATGCAGGTGCCTGTCAAGATACAGCTGGTAGGCCGTCCTACAGACCACCCTCGCGAGATAGCCCTCACGGTTAGCTCGGAGGATGCACAGAAAGGCACAGACTACATCCTGCCTGAAAAGGCTGAGATGCCAGCGGGCGAAACCGTACTGGAATATATGATTACGCTGAAACGTACTGCCATCCTGAAAACTCAGGAGAAGCATATACAAGTAAGTCTGCAGCCTAACGAGAACTTCACTCTTCCTGTTACCGAAGAGACGACAGCCAACGGCGATGTGGTTTCTACCCTTTCTTATCAGATTATCTTCTCTGACAAGTTTACCACGGCACCAAAGGCATGGAAGACCGATCTGCTCGGCGATTTCACCCAGCAGAAGTTCGAACTGGCTTGCAAGGTACTCGATCTGGACCCAGCCGATTTCAACGACGATTCTAAGATGACGCTTGCCATGCAGAGCTATGTAAGTTCTGAGATGCGGAGCTATGTGAGAGAGCAGCAGAAACTTCGCAACAACGGCGAGGCATACGATACCGATGCATTCGATGCAAAGGGCAATGCGCTGGCTTTCTATGGAGAATAA
- a CDS encoding RagB/SusD family nutrient uptake outer membrane protein, with product MKKILYTMILACSTLMVSCDSWLEVKPYDKISEGELQKSEEGYQKMLNGIYIDLNSDALYGQSLSVEMIEVMGGAYAIGTDNSVWGNYKDLSNYQYGTEYWRNRLDQTWNKAYALILNCNKILESIDQNQGLFTGGNYYAVKGEALALRAMLHFDMLRLFGPVYAKDSDKKAIPYYNKQTNSPEPILTAKEVAEKVVADLEEARILLANDPVKTEGTLMSGSQDGTSNFMRYRALRLNYYAVEALLARVNLYMGNKTEAFKYATDVIKTADQGIFPFVDKSLVIGSPADPDRIFSSEVLFALTNTSRSKIHKNFYDPSRLPNYVFRMDDNLMSNIVYGGAATTGGYQDDYRYRANWIATGSNRYFYKYSDMVANGSIQNTMIPMIRLGEMFLIAAESQSDDLAKGVQYVNALRRNRGVANLQTLTPDLLKYEYIRELYGEGQLFYLYKRLNSDIITSSNANKNPKASDLIFVVPLPDSETEN from the coding sequence ATGAAAAAGATATTATATACAATGATTTTAGCCTGCAGCACGCTGATGGTTTCGTGCGACAGCTGGTTGGAAGTGAAACCATACGACAAGATATCGGAGGGTGAACTTCAGAAATCAGAAGAAGGCTACCAGAAAATGCTCAACGGTATCTACATCGACCTCAACAGCGATGCACTCTACGGTCAGTCGCTGTCGGTAGAGATGATTGAGGTGATGGGTGGTGCATACGCCATCGGTACCGACAACAGTGTATGGGGCAACTACAAAGACCTCTCCAACTACCAGTATGGCACAGAATACTGGCGCAACCGCCTGGACCAGACCTGGAACAAGGCTTATGCGCTGATTCTGAACTGCAACAAGATTCTGGAAAGTATCGACCAGAACCAAGGTCTCTTTACAGGCGGCAACTATTATGCCGTAAAGGGAGAAGCACTGGCGCTGAGAGCGATGCTGCACTTCGACATGCTACGCCTCTTCGGTCCGGTTTATGCCAAGGACAGCGATAAGAAGGCGATACCTTATTATAATAAGCAGACCAACAGCCCGGAGCCTATCCTCACAGCCAAGGAGGTGGCGGAGAAGGTGGTTGCCGACCTGGAGGAAGCCCGCATCCTGCTTGCCAACGATCCGGTGAAAACAGAAGGAACCCTGATGAGCGGTTCGCAAGACGGTACGAGCAACTTCATGCGCTACCGTGCTCTCCGACTCAACTACTATGCCGTAGAGGCCCTTCTGGCTCGTGTGAATCTCTATATGGGCAATAAGACCGAGGCGTTCAAGTATGCCACCGATGTCATCAAGACAGCCGACCAGGGCATCTTCCCATTCGTAGACAAGAGTCTGGTTATAGGTTCGCCAGCCGACCCTGACCGCATCTTCTCTTCAGAGGTACTGTTTGCACTGACCAACACCAGCCGCAGCAAGATTCACAAGAATTTCTACGATCCGTCACGATTGCCAAACTATGTGTTCCGCATGGACGATAACCTGATGAGCAACATCGTGTATGGCGGTGCAGCAACAACCGGCGGCTATCAGGACGACTACCGTTACCGTGCCAACTGGATAGCAACAGGCAGCAACCGTTATTTCTACAAGTATAGCGATATGGTGGCTAACGGAAGCATCCAGAACACGATGATTCCGATGATACGTCTGGGTGAGATGTTCCTCATAGCAGCCGAGAGCCAGAGCGACGATCTGGCAAAGGGAGTACAGTATGTCAACGCCCTGCGCAGAAACCGTGGTGTAGCAAACCTTCAGACCCTGACTCCTGATTTACTGAAGTATGAGTACATCCGCGAGTTGTATGGCGAAGGCCAGCTGTTCTATCTCTACAAGCGATTGAACAGCGACATCATCACCTCTTCTAACGCGAACAAGAATCCAAAGGCAAGCGACCTCATCTTCGTGGTTCCACTGCCTGACTCTGAGACAGAGAACTAG
- a CDS encoding SusC/RagA family TonB-linked outer membrane protein, with product MNGNAAAQTEIAVKQGVIEGKVFDSSDHEPMIGVTVAIEGTTNAVTTDIDGHFELPVRKECNIVLSFIGYKKTIIRFTGSNHADFARIMMKSEAQSIKDVVVTGVYRRKKESFTGSSATFKGDELKSVGAQNVLQSLKTLDPSFKIMDNALSGSNPNKMPDVEIRGKSSVAGLKEEYGSDPNQPLFILDGFETTLETVMNLNMNRVASVTLLKDAASTAIYGSKAANGVVVIETKAPVKGKLQISYKGDYSLDFADLSDYNLMNSREKLEFEKLAGVYKDKTNDPFNQIKLDNLYNSRLRDIEQGVDTYWLSVPLRTGFTHKHNVYAEGGEGNVRYGLGLNFGQVNGVMKGSDRQTLGGNLDLIYRTGKFQFSNKLSIDYLETNNPTVSFSEYAYANPYYRKYGADGKINKYLYYPEEGLNDNPVSNPLWNAHLNNYDKGQRFGFTNNFIAEWFATADLRVRGKFGITKYDDTQDKRLSPEHTDFDDQEATQKGLFQHSLQKYLYYEGDLSATYGKLIAEKHQINAVLGFNFSNTTSKTNGYSATGFTDDQFDAPSFANNYPTGGKPSYSESIKHASSFYLNGGYAYDNRYLLDFNLRNDGASMFGTDNRFRTTWSVGLGWNIHNEEWMQENGIFQMLKLRASVGNPGNQNFSAYQAYTTYMFNSLMTNVFGTGVIINSLGNNDLAWQETINYNVGADITTLGNRLNLTLDYYIKNTDPLLAIITTPGSMGVTSEALNAGKQKTNGWEATIKFSPIYMPHERINWNISLSATHSKSKYANIGNAFSALNESGKTGLHNTTRYYDGGSPTAIWAVRSAGIDPATGKELFIKRDGTYSFTYDASDEVVCGDTEPDVEGLLGTTFYYKGFSFSCFFRYQYGGQLFNSSLFDKVENIGTADIYNNQDRRALYDRWSINNRNAQFKGISMVQKTDKSSRFVMDENTLTCESINLGYEFPLNIAKKFGMQALSVQANMNDIFRWSTVKAERGIDYPFARTVSFSIGATF from the coding sequence GTGAATGGGAACGCAGCAGCCCAAACAGAAATTGCTGTTAAGCAAGGAGTGATAGAGGGAAAAGTTTTCGATAGCAGTGACCATGAACCCATGATTGGTGTAACCGTAGCTATCGAAGGTACAACCAACGCCGTAACGACAGACATCGATGGACACTTCGAACTGCCCGTTAGGAAGGAGTGCAACATCGTACTCTCCTTCATCGGCTACAAAAAGACAATAATCCGATTTACAGGCAGCAACCATGCCGACTTTGCCCGCATCATGATGAAATCTGAAGCCCAGAGTATCAAGGATGTGGTGGTTACAGGTGTATACCGACGCAAGAAGGAAAGCTTTACCGGTTCTTCGGCTACCTTCAAGGGCGATGAACTCAAGAGCGTGGGTGCACAGAACGTACTCCAGAGTCTGAAAACCCTGGACCCATCTTTCAAGATTATGGACAACGCACTCTCAGGATCTAACCCTAACAAGATGCCTGACGTGGAAATCCGAGGTAAGTCGAGCGTTGCCGGACTGAAGGAGGAATATGGTTCCGACCCTAACCAGCCACTCTTTATCCTGGATGGTTTCGAAACAACCCTGGAAACCGTGATGAACCTCAACATGAACCGCGTAGCATCGGTTACGCTGCTCAAAGATGCGGCATCTACAGCCATCTACGGTTCAAAAGCTGCCAATGGTGTGGTTGTCATCGAGACCAAGGCTCCGGTAAAGGGTAAGCTGCAGATTTCATATAAGGGCGACTACAGTCTGGATTTCGCTGACCTTTCAGACTACAATCTGATGAACTCCCGCGAAAAGCTGGAGTTCGAAAAACTGGCAGGCGTATACAAGGACAAGACCAACGATCCGTTCAACCAGATCAAGTTGGATAATCTCTACAATTCCCGTCTGCGCGATATCGAGCAGGGCGTAGATACCTACTGGCTCAGTGTGCCTCTGCGCACCGGATTCACCCATAAGCACAACGTATATGCCGAAGGTGGAGAAGGCAACGTGAGATACGGACTGGGGCTGAACTTCGGACAGGTGAACGGCGTAATGAAGGGCTCAGACCGCCAGACTCTGGGCGGAAACCTCGACCTGATTTACCGCACCGGCAAATTCCAGTTCAGTAACAAACTCTCCATCGACTATCTGGAGACCAACAACCCGACCGTTAGTTTCTCGGAATATGCCTATGCCAACCCATATTACAGAAAGTATGGTGCCGACGGCAAGATCAACAAGTATCTTTACTATCCGGAAGAGGGGCTGAATGACAACCCTGTATCAAACCCACTCTGGAATGCGCATCTCAACAACTACGACAAGGGACAGCGTTTCGGCTTTACCAACAACTTCATCGCCGAATGGTTTGCTACAGCTGATCTCCGTGTGCGTGGCAAATTCGGTATCACCAAGTATGATGATACCCAGGACAAGCGCCTTTCGCCAGAGCATACCGACTTTGATGACCAGGAAGCAACCCAGAAGGGACTATTCCAACACAGCCTGCAGAAATATCTCTACTACGAAGGCGACCTTTCTGCCACCTACGGAAAGCTGATAGCAGAGAAGCATCAGATAAACGCCGTATTGGGTTTCAACTTCAGCAATACCACCAGCAAGACCAATGGCTATTCAGCCACCGGTTTTACCGACGACCAGTTTGATGCCCCATCCTTTGCCAACAACTACCCTACAGGCGGCAAACCAAGCTACAGCGAAAGCATCAAGCATGCCTCCAGTTTCTATCTGAACGGTGGCTATGCCTACGACAACCGCTATCTGCTGGACTTCAACCTGCGCAACGATGGTGCCTCAATGTTTGGCACCGACAACCGGTTCCGTACCACCTGGTCAGTAGGTCTGGGTTGGAATATCCACAACGAAGAGTGGATGCAGGAGAACGGCATTTTCCAGATGCTCAAACTGCGTGCCTCTGTGGGTAATCCGGGCAACCAGAACTTCTCTGCCTACCAGGCCTATACCACCTATATGTTCAACAGTCTGATGACCAACGTATTCGGTACCGGTGTCATCATCAACAGCTTGGGCAACAACGATCTGGCATGGCAGGAGACCATCAACTACAACGTGGGAGCCGATATCACCACGCTGGGCAACCGTCTGAATCTGACGCTTGATTACTACATCAAGAACACCGACCCATTGCTCGCCATCATCACCACCCCAGGTTCTATGGGTGTAACGAGCGAGGCTCTGAATGCCGGTAAGCAGAAGACCAACGGATGGGAAGCCACCATCAAGTTCTCTCCTATTTATATGCCTCATGAGCGCATCAACTGGAATATCTCGCTGAGTGCCACCCACTCCAAGTCGAAATATGCCAACATCGGCAATGCCTTCAGCGCACTGAACGAGAGCGGAAAGACAGGACTCCACAACACCACCCGCTATTACGACGGCGGAAGTCCTACAGCCATCTGGGCAGTACGTTCAGCAGGCATCGATCCAGCTACCGGCAAGGAGCTGTTCATCAAGCGCGACGGCACCTATTCGTTTACCTATGATGCCAGCGACGAGGTAGTATGCGGCGATACCGAACCGGATGTAGAGGGACTGCTGGGAACCACCTTCTATTACAAGGGATTCTCATTCAGCTGTTTCTTCCGCTACCAGTATGGCGGCCAGCTCTTCAACAGTTCGCTCTTCGACAAGGTAGAGAACATCGGAACAGCCGACATCTACAACAACCAGGACCGCCGTGCCCTCTACGACCGCTGGAGCATCAACAACCGCAATGCCCAGTTCAAGGGCATCTCGATGGTACAGAAAACCGACAAGTCATCCCGCTTCGTAATGGATGAGAATACACTTACATGCGAGTCAATCAATCTGGGTTACGAATTCCCGCTCAACATCGCCAAGAAGTTTGGCATGCAAGCTCTTTCCGTTCAGGCCAACATGAACGACATCTTCCGTTGGTCAACTGTAAAGGCTGAGCGAGGCATCGACTATCCGTTTGCCCGTACCGTGTCATTCTCAATAGGTGCAACATTCTAA
- a CDS encoding N-acetylmuramoyl-L-alanine amidase, with amino-acid sequence MTQKHRSISLIVIHCSATRVTQDFTFEQLEACHLARGFKSIGYHYYITKDGVVYPGRPESEVGAHARHYNAHSIGICYEGGLDKNGKPADTRTPAQNQALYSLLESLCLSYPDAEILGHRDLPNVHKDCPSFDVKRWLKLVDFHI; translated from the coding sequence ATGACACAGAAACATCGTAGCATTTCACTCATCGTGATTCACTGTTCTGCCACGAGAGTGACACAGGATTTCACATTCGAGCAGTTGGAGGCCTGCCATCTTGCCCGCGGTTTCAAGAGTATCGGATATCATTATTACATCACGAAGGATGGTGTGGTATATCCGGGTCGCCCGGAATCGGAAGTAGGAGCCCATGCCCGTCATTACAATGCGCACAGCATCGGCATCTGTTATGAGGGAGGTCTCGACAAGAACGGCAAGCCTGCCGATACGCGCACTCCAGCCCAGAATCAGGCTCTGTATTCGCTTCTGGAGAGCCTCTGCCTCTCCTATCCTGATGCAGAGATACTGGGCCACCGCGATTTGCCGAACGTTCACAAAGACTGTCCGTCGTTTGATGTCAAGCGATGGCTGAAGTTGGTAGATTTCCACATCTAG
- a CDS encoding smalltalk protein — protein sequence MKKVNWKAIINFLITVLTAIASSFCVQNC from the coding sequence ATGAAAAAAGTAAATTGGAAAGCCATCATCAACTTCCTCATCACGGTATTAACAGCTATAGCCAGCTCATTCTGTGTACAGAACTGCTAA
- a CDS encoding HU family DNA-binding protein — MILIKLAKNKNKTIKEAYGKYYARPVVTETIGIDELAEHMASHNTPFSKGAIKGLLTDMVSCVKELVLQNKAVKIDDLAIFSIGIINKMGAASIKEWSLAKFVEGYRLRARATGKLSNTQLSLDANAKNAMDLLNSSESAAGDTTTGDTTQGGGTTEGGGTSQGGSTDGTGDNGNGLE, encoded by the coding sequence ATGATTCTCATCAAGTTAGCGAAGAACAAGAACAAGACAATCAAGGAAGCGTATGGCAAGTATTATGCGCGACCAGTAGTAACAGAAACCATCGGTATCGATGAACTCGCCGAACACATGGCGAGCCACAACACCCCGTTCTCGAAGGGTGCCATCAAGGGCCTTCTCACCGATATGGTGAGCTGTGTGAAGGAGCTCGTACTCCAGAACAAGGCAGTGAAGATAGACGACCTCGCCATCTTCTCCATAGGCATCATCAACAAGATGGGAGCCGCCAGCATCAAGGAGTGGAGCCTCGCCAAGTTTGTAGAAGGCTACCGCCTCAGAGCACGTGCTACCGGCAAGCTCAGCAACACCCAGCTCTCTCTCGATGCCAACGCCAAGAACGCCATGGATCTCCTCAACTCTAGCGAGAGCGCTGCAGGCGATACCACCACTGGCGATACCACACAGGGCGGCGGAACCACTGAGGGCGGCGGTACATCACAAGGCGGCAGCACCGACGGAACAGGCGACAACGGAAACGGTCTGGAGTAG